A window of the Acidobacteriota bacterium genome harbors these coding sequences:
- a CDS encoding nuclear transport factor 2 family protein has product MTNTANTFNEYEAIANTIQQYINGGKSGRGDEMKPAFHSDATIFGYIGTDLFAGAIQGLFDWNDQNGPATELQGRIVSIDLFGTVATARLELDNWTGHRFTDMFTLLKVDGEWKIISKVFHLHD; this is encoded by the coding sequence ATGACTAACACTGCAAATACTTTTAACGAATATGAAGCGATTGCCAACACCATTCAGCAATACATCAACGGCGGCAAATCAGGCAGGGGCGATGAGATGAAACCGGCTTTCCATAGTGACGCGACCATCTTCGGTTATATCGGCACTGATTTATTCGCAGGAGCCATTCAAGGGCTATTTGATTGGAATGACCAGAACGGTCCGGCAACCGAACTTCAAGGACGGATTGTGAGCATCGACCTGTTCGGCACAGTGGCGACGGCGCGGCTGGAACTCGATAACTGGACCGGTCATCGCTTCACGGACATGTTCACGCTGCTTAAAGTTGATGGCGAATGGAAAATCATCAGCAAGGTTTTCCATTTACACGATTGA
- a CDS encoding sigma-70 family RNA polymerase sigma factor: MTNISANQITEWLVEWGQGNQLALEQLMPLVYDELRRMARRYMRNQPSGHTLQTTDLIHEAYLKLASGADKDWQNRAHFYGVAAQAMRHILVDYARSRQSQKRGGAVEKVTLDETALASFDRADEVVALNDALEKLAVLDERKGRVVELKYFGGLTHEEIATILKISSDTVKHDWRFARTWLLRELSKQ, translated from the coding sequence ATGACGAACATATCGGCAAATCAGATCACCGAGTGGCTGGTTGAGTGGGGACAGGGGAATCAACTGGCGCTCGAACAATTGATGCCGCTGGTCTATGACGAACTGCGGCGTATGGCGCGTCGTTATATGCGCAATCAACCGTCCGGTCATACCCTGCAAACTACGGACTTGATTCACGAAGCTTATTTGAAGCTCGCAAGCGGCGCAGATAAAGACTGGCAAAACCGCGCCCATTTTTACGGCGTCGCGGCACAAGCCATGCGCCACATTCTGGTTGATTACGCGCGCTCGCGTCAGAGCCAAAAACGTGGCGGCGCGGTTGAAAAAGTCACCCTCGACGAAACCGCGCTCGCTTCATTTGACAGAGCCGATGAAGTCGTGGCGCTCAATGATGCGCTGGAAAAGCTGGCGGTTCTCGATGAACGCAAAGGCAGAGTCGTCGAACTCAAATATTTCGGCGGGTTGACCCACGAAGAAATTGCCACCATCTTGAAAATATCTTCCGACACCGTAAAACACGACTGGCGATTTGCCCGCACCTGGCTTTTGCGCGAATTATCCAAGCAGTAA